The sequence GGTGGCTGGGAATTTGACCTCTCCCTCTGCACCTGCTAGCTTCAGGATGTAGCGCGAGTCTTGCGCAAGAGTCTCGTATTTGCCCACCACGTCATAATGGATCAGGCAAGGGTGGCAAAGTGAGTGAACTCTTTCCCAGTGCTCATTAAACGGTTCCTCCCTCTGAGTCTGAGGGTCTACTAGATAATACACAAACTCCTCAAAGGAGACGTCGTTGCCTTTTTCCAGGGCTTCATCCTGGGGGTCTGCACGATGCCTCTGGATGATTTTGGTCCCGTAGCGTTTATGGAAAGCCGTGTTGTAGCTACGGGTGAACTTATTGCGATAGGCTGAGACTAATCTCTCGAAGGGTTCACGCACGAAAACGAACTTCAGATAGGTGCGTAGGCGCTTGTTGATCTCGGCTGTTGAGTACTCCGAGAGCGAGCGCAGATTGCCTGCTATGTGAGCCTCATTGGCGGGAATAGCCAGAGGTTCACGATAGCGCCCGTCTCCTGTTAGCACCATCATCACACGCTTCCAATTGGTGCACGCCACTTTGGGAACATAGCAGTACAGTAACTTGTGCTTATCGTCCACTATGAGGTGACGAAGATCCTCGGGACCGAGTACGCGTCttttgcgtgtatgtgtgtgacaggTTTCCTCCAGGAGTTCCCTTCGACCCTGCATAGTGGCCTGCACTGCAGACTGCTCCAGCTGGAGGACAGGAAGAAGTGTTATAAGAGGAAATAAAATGAGGTGGGGAAAGTCAACATTTGTGTTTCATGAAAGACCAAAGTCATTTGGGTtcagaatttcatttttgggtgaacaattgaTGAAATCTGGAACTGACGGTTCTTAGCAGTAAACCACAGATTGCACTACATGTAAACACACGCATTTGGGTGACTTTATGCGATTAGGCAGTTGTCTTTGAGGGAAGTTCTTTTGAAATCATGAGGCACATTGCGGTTATGGGAGGGTAACGGTCTTGCCTGGGGGAAGATAGACAGATGGGTTTCATAAAGGCAAGGATATGTGGTATTTGATGAGCTGGTAGTGATTCAACTGGTAGAATTCTTATTAAAACGTTCCACCTTAAAGGGAAAGTTTGCTCAAAACTGAACATTGTGTCATCATTAACTTTTGTTTCAAACTTATAACTGCGTTTGTCATTAAATAACAATGAAGGGTTTGTTTTCTGTGGGCAGGTCACATTTTAAAGCAGACTAAAacattttatcaaaaaaaaaaggcttaaatAAACATATCAGCCCACATTAACATTTCTCTAGCAGAGAGcacatgtcatttatttttagtagaggtgtaacggatcacggtagGGAAAACACGTGACCcacggattaatacattttttacttgtagattaatcttaaatttaaaacaaatcttacaGAGAAATCGCCTCTTGTGTCATTCAAATCACCTATGAAAGCATTTAAGTAACCCATCACATCTCGGAACTTTTTCCTtcttcattatattttacaggaaagccagAGGTTTtcaaaggtgttttctgtcactacttgtttagcctgcattaacccattcagtgtaagctgcacgattaatcattaaaagattgggGTCTCAACATCCACGcaacattattataaataatggtgatttgcatatatttattaatctttcgaatcgctgcattcaaatcggTGAATGACAAGCACAAATATCAAGAAAGAGATTTAGTCTTtagagttagttatgaagttacaaacagtcaaataacagcAGTACTGAGATAACAGtatataattgaaataaaaccactgatgtttaccgTAAAGATTGAAATCCCCATCATGTGCGTTTAacgatgctcaaaaatgaaagttgtaggcagcaaacgcatatatgccactgaataattcctcaaaaatgatcaactagcaatgaaacatacatttagcattatcagcaacagtagtagtaactgtgaatttttttagagtactgaatattttacagtttatttttattcagccgattaaaaataaataaatgaataaattacaatttctaagttctgtttgtttaaaccaaaagtttcttgcagtactgtttttgtaacaaatggaaagcaaattacatttgtctcctcttttggctgatccgaaaaacgGTTTGatccatgacaaaaaaaaaatacaaaatgtgatCTGAACCGTGAGATTCGTGATCCGTTTCACCACTAATTTTTAGTCATTTGGTTTGCAAGTGTCTTCATAATATGGCGATTTGGTATGAATATGGTGCTGgggtgaattttcagcatcattgctGTAGTCTTTAGTGTCACAGAAAGTTTTGCACTTCCAGcgttataaaaacaaacacacccaaactttattttaattttctgagCAAAAACTATatgtatattatgttttatataccAACAAATCTTGTCAGACATATTTTAAGATCTACATTTCTGTGCACTTCTTTATTGTACAGTTAGTTTGTGTGGGTCTTTATGAAATGATGATTGTATTATGAATAAGGTGTTTGACGTGATTGAAAGGAGTTGCTCCAGGAATGTGAGCTTGTTATTTTAGTAATTTGACTTCCACTGCCGTTAAAAGCGGTCTCTTAAACACCAGAGGCCTCAAGAAAACCCTCTTCGTCTTTTGTTGATTTAACCTATTAccctaaataatataatttatactttAAAATAGTATAATTACAACATTACGTTTACATTGTCTTATTTAATAACTCTATAAGTTAGGACAAATCTTAACAACATTTCATGATTTCAGCTGCTGAAATAGCATACCTGGTCATTTTCCTGTAGTGTCTGTAAAGGACTTCTTCCTGATTTAACTGGGAAACTGTCCCGACCCGAAATCTGTTCAGAAgctacacacaaaaacaaaagcaaagatgAGAAATGGCAACAAGTAATACTAAAATTACATGTGATCATAATGGTTTAATCCTAAGCATTATATAACTAAGGCTCTAATCCCAAGCATTCCATTTTGTTGTGTAACTTGTTCTGCTATTTAAAATGTATGACACCTCACAATCTCTATGGCAGATTTTAGTAGTACACTCTTACTAAGGTTATTTTAGTCATCcattttaaattagtattcatttcaatactatttttaaatttgttcaaTGTTTTAgtttacattaaattttttttttaatggttatgaACATTTTAGATATtgcttttatatgtattttatagatTTAGCTTTAGTTTTGATTTACTAAAATAACTCTAAAGTTTGTTCAGTTCTTTTTTTTGGTTTAGAGCAGGGGTttctaaactcggtcctggagggccggtatcctgcatagtttagctccagcttacttcaacacacctgcctggaagtttctaataTACCATTATAGAAAGAGTTTGATTAGCTggctcaggtgtgtttaattggggttggaactacaATATGTAGGACTCCAGCCCTCCACGACagaatttgggcacccctggtttagaattTGGGGGGGGAAAAAAATCCTGATTCAACTAGTGTTTACAGGATCATTTTCAGGCCCATGgccaaacagaaaaaaagaagctgATGTGTCCTGGGTTTACATTTGTTATCTGCATACATGTTATGGCATTTTATCAGTTGAAAACTCACAATGAGAGTTTATAAAATATGGAACAAAGCCAAACAGCGTCAGGAATTCCTTCATATAAGACAAATAAAGATTGTTTAAGTTTTCAACGTGTGTTGAACTGTAATGGTCGACATCAAAATAAGAGAGAGCATGCATGCTTGAGTGTTCTGTCCTTTTTCTTACCACTGCTTCTGGCTTTAGACATTTTTGGTCTTCATTTCAGCAAAATCACTGAAAGATTGTTCAAAAGCAGACCAAGGCTCACCTTTTAAcattttcagttagctttttttagGTGTACACCAAGGTTATAATTAAACCGCACTAACACAGCAATCACGGCAGAGTTTGTTTTAAACAAACCAAACCTGTCAAGTGTGAACAACATTCCATTAGAAACTTACAATTTATTgaccaaaacaaataaatatacagagaTTGAGGTGAGCTCTTTAACACGGGCCAGCGCCAGTGAGGAACCACTCAGAAGTAGGGCTGTGATGGTAACAGATTTTTTGTTATTATGGTGAAGAAGCAAGAAATCAAGAGGTATGTCAGGTAACCCTTTCAATTGATAGTCCTTATCaatgactgattaagcatggacatttaaaggataagttatgaTAACTGAGGATAGTTATGCTTTGTGCTGACACACATCCACgactttacacattaaagtaataatcaagtgtgtgcagctCACATTACCTTATGGAGTCCCTCTCTTGATATTGGGGATGCATAAAACCCTGCTATGGGCTGTTATATCCATTGGTGCTGCCGTTAATAAGCAGATCTCGGTTAAATCCGCTGATGCAGCCGTTAATAAGGGTCAGGTAGGTAATCAAAATGCAGGCTACATGATGTTTAGTTATGTGTGGATAAAATCAATCATTGGTTATACAACCTTTTAACTACTTTGTCTGAAATACTAAAATGTTCAAACAATTTGATTGAACTAAAGCAAAACTAACCGGATCAATGAATGTTGTTATATACCGTAAAACAGTTAACAGGctacttttatttttgatcatagTTAACAGAATACATTATTCGAAACGGAATGTTTaacttttattacacataattgtATTCAACAAACTAGTTTGTGTGTTGGCCGTGGCAAACCCTGGGCCACTTCACCTCAACAAAAATGTTAGGCTATTCGTTTTTCTGgcttattttgtagataactgatcaacaaaaaatacattaaaattaagacaaACTATACTGAATGAAatgttacaaaaagagcattttgcaaacaaaattaggctatacgaggtggtcaaaaattgtttcagtgtttcctgttgctattttgggttcttcatttatttttttcccccagtcTTATTAGGTAACAATCCAAAATAATTCACAATTtaactttgtgagtcgttcttttaaagagattgtcgtggttgttgtagctactaaattaTATTAACAGAATCAGAAATTAACCGACTCAGATGTGCGTtccaaaaataaatagtatatttttgttCGTCCCCATCGGCTACACAACTGTggagtgtttgtttcgctccatggaaaataaggatttaataatgctccactgtaattgttgttAGACAAACCTCTGTGATTAATATtggcaatattttaaataaatttatttatacaaaataattatatgCTTTAGTAGCCAATAGCCTAGGCTCctttaaataagtcaacataTATGTGATTTGTTGTCTCTCATCAACGTGGCTACAGCACGTCTGTTTActtctgttaaaaaataaataaataaataaaaatacatttgaccaGACTTTTAGTAAAGAGTCTATACTGATATTTCAGTGCCAGTTTGACACTATACACTAAACTGAAGATAGTTTAACTAATTCAAAACACTCCCTCACCTGAACTTATGTgagacagagaaaatgaaagtacatTGTAAAATCAGATTCTCAtctaatctttaaaataatgacttgaatcaaaaatgttgacagaggtttgtgatataggaattacagtggagcattaaacTGCTTATTTTGCGTGGAgtgattgatttgagttagtggggctgctttatttatttaatggaagaaaaaaacttgGTGTGAAAAAACAACCTATGCGGGTTTTTAAAAAGGATtgagtcagtgttttcgttttgtaatctaaatttgtaatttaagtataaataaatagggcaggccttttatcctttttatttagtttattctggttttctatacaatcctgaaagtatttaaagcaaaaagaaataATCAACTAAAAATGGGTGGTGATGACtgtaataaccacatcaccgtGGTTGACATTTCATTatggcggtgatgcggttatcgtcacaccctTTCTCAGAAGAGCCCACAAACCTCCTTAAAAAGCActcgccttagcaactgcctagcaatcacCCATGACTACCCAGCTTTTACATATTCAAGCACAACTGGCATTTTCCTGAGAAAGACTTTCTTTGGGGTTAAGAGGCTCGTGACCTTGTTTTGCGAGAGCACAGATCAAAGCACTTAGTCAGAATGATCACGTTCTTGAGCAATAAAAGATTAGAGCTGTTAATTCCCGGCATATGGAGAGCTGCAGGGTTCACCTAGCCGATCGGCCATAAAATTCCTCCTCCACATTTGCATTCTCTATAGGAACAGTCTGTTCTCTTCAGTCCAAGCCACTTCCCCCTTACTCCCCTTCCCacccatctcacacacacacacacacactctctctctcttcttcagTCAGTGTTGGGGCCCTCGCTAACGTAAGTGATTGGTTTTGCACATGTGCCAGCTAAGTCAAAGGGATACTTTAAATGCTCAGAGAGGTAGCAAGTCTGGACACTGAGAGAGTTGTGGAGTAAGCAGCCCTGCTGAAAAAGAGAACAGGCACTTTCAATGAAAAGGGTTTAAGAAAagaaacttattttaattttccGACAAATGGTCAATAAAAGGAAATGCTTAatcctcacaaatactgcaaatcaatctcagcttttttttttttttacaatgacatCAAGTTTGCAACTCAGACATTAAACTTACATTTAAAGATGATACTAAATTCATTCAAGTGGGAGGCTTTTGCAACAGAGTTGTAGACCCAAGTTATAAGAACTAGCCATCTGGGTGGTCCTCGAATAACATTTTCCTTGTTGCATTCTCAGCAGCAGTACGAACTACTGTATGACACAAAACAGTGAGTTCGAGCTTAGCATTCAACAGATGTCAACAACTGGATGAAGGATGGAGAAGTGCCTGCACTGCGTCTGTTTATTTATCACAGTTTTCATTGTTTGTGAAGTTAGTTGGTaaactgtgtgtatatacagctttttaaaaagttgaatGCCTGTCGTGTATTGCATGTGGTTAGCCAATCAACATAGGTCACTTGTAGTTTTTACTGTGCTAGGTTAGACCCGACTCTAAAGTAGGAGCTAAATTAGGCCCTGACATGACAACGATGTAGCCACAAACGGAAACGTTTTAAAAGTTTCccttacattttaaaagtttcatGTTTAcactacattttcaaaacaatcctCAAAGGTTGTAGAAAAACGATCTAAATTGCTGTACATGCCAAAATGCTGTATTATGCAAGGCCTATGAGAACTCTAGTGCaaaagcacattaaaaaagtGGTACAGCCAAAAATGAGCACTGAAACATTATGTACACACATGCTGtttcatatctatatatatatatatatatatatatatatatatatatatatatatatatatatatatatatatatatatattgaaaagttCTGACTGGTCAAATAGTTCTGGTTAGCACTGACTTATATTGAATGAACGAGGgaggaaaaaaacacaaatcttggattttttttctgttctacccaactcatacaggtttggaaagaCATGGCAAGCAAGCAAATAATTGTTAACTAAATTATAACTAGTTTTATCTGAACTTGTCTATCTATTTAGTTTCACAGAGTCAGAACTTCtaatatcttaaaataataaGCATGGACATCAATCTGTACCATATGCAATGAAAGAGGCAAAAAGAGGAGGAAAAAAAGGGGAGGGGGGGAAGGGGGTGTTGAGAACATCCAAGATATAACATGGAAGGgacagaaaaaaaaggaaatgggGATTGGGTTGAGTACATATACAGACCAAGATTTGTGCTGTGAAAGCAGGCGCTGATGGCTTTCCCAGGTCTTATATACACTCATTATTCACACAGATGGATATATGAAATGAAAAGACTGCAAATCCaacaaatggataaataaatgctACAGTGAAAATGAAGTCTCAACAGAAGTCTCGATTTTTCTTTTACGCTTAAAGAGTTTAAGTGCAAAgtttcacattaaaatgaattattttgtaAGAGAAACATTTTAGCAAGCTGAATTATAATAAAAGCAGCATTTTTGGATTCCACACAGACACTTTGAACCAACACTTCTTTAAAGAACAATTTTGTAGTGTgaagcagtggtcctcaacacTTTTTATCACCGCAGAGCAGTGTTTCGTAGGTTGTAGGTGActatcaactgttttctcagaggatgacaagtaggcttgtgccggtattcggtaatgcgataaatcacggtaatgaatatgcacgatattgttatcgcgggcacttcaaaataccgtgaaaaataatagatccgaatttatattcttagaacgcgccttagcttattttccatcaaccgcttgaagaaaaactgcgtatatgctgcgcagaactgatgcgcactctgatgtaaacaatccccgcatgtagaagccctgtgtgcgcagtgcgcgccgccgctgccaccgcactataatcctcacacgcatgCCATCtgtcagaccgggcactttcccggtgggccgacgtactttttgggccgggctgatcatcgtcttatgatttgatcggcccataaaaggcttagcagcctatcgtttttttctgccttaatgattgacgctgctgtgatctgtgactctctgaaagtagatgcttttttcccggacagacagaccgggccggcccatgtgacaccctgcagcccattggctcttttcggtattgacattgggctggcccaatcacaaactcctattttggactccgtgtgagcgtgcgtcgtctgtgtgtatttgtcaaaatagtcgagagtcagagagaagaaacgcaagggaggcgcagagaaatcgcgggaaatacaccggcgtttcatttagcgattctgaaaagttctctgttcattctagtacatggctaaaaacgcaaatctcgtgaccacacactctctgcccagagctgcagccactagttcagcgggtgagcataaaccccaggtcagagtatagtgcatgtcagacagttcatctgctggaggatctcatctcactatagctgttaaacgtgatattgaattcatcttgttgtctctatctaacaattcttatgtcttttgaatcacttgttctcagttaactgttttggctgagtgcaaagataagctaatatattaatttatgtaaccacatacactgattctgcacattgactgattgctaacctttatcgtttaaatttaatgtacgttatactattataatggccattattggttattaaaactgatattctgcaaaagagacagggtaaagttcattcttttcaatggaaatgaaaggagacagttatatttaagccctgttttgttataaatatgcaatgtgaagatgatgctcataaaaatatgcagctacacgaggctgtttggtgtctgttaatcataatatcaaaatgaaacaaatttgacttatattatgttttcattgtttagatagtgaaacagcaagcaggatgaggtgaaagaggttaaaatgtaacactgttccctttgaagatttacccatgcattatcaggcagtttttgttatgtttattattgaatataggctgagtcaatagtgtattgaataagctaaattggctgtagtgtatgagtgtgtgtgaatgagtgtgtatgggtggtttccaatattgggttgtggctggaaaggcatctgctgcataaaacatgctggaatagttggcagttcattccactgtggcgacccctgataaacaagggacttatgcgaagaaaaataaatgaatgaatagtgtatttttttagaactcaacaaatatctttatggacagcatacagaaattaaattgagattaaagtttgtatttatttatttatttcatatatatggcttttgtgttttatagaatatgagttgataaggaggaacgctgccgacaatttatccccctttaaaaaggttaaagtcagaagtttggaaatattttgggttccaaaaaaatgcagagggattacgaagacggtttcccttttgcacattcactttgatataattgctcaagtttacttttattttgtgtattgttttatttatatttatttgtatttaaatgtttgaagtacttttagttaattaaaaagttattaaagttttgttattgaagttttttgtgtttttttacctgtttctctagtaaaattacaatatcgtgataataccgtataccgtgataaaagctcaatcaattaatcgcagcatgaaaatgtgataccggcacatgcctaatgacaagctgacaaaaaaaTCCATGTTGGATTCACCGGATtagttgacaaatgggttgcggatccttGGCAGTTTCTGGGTCTTTTATTGGGCTTTTTCcctttagcaaagaaactttccaaagacaacagtttcttactcattttgctgcttgtgggttagttgggtgctcaagtgaccgagatgtaaccaaGAGAATAAGTTATTCTTAAATAAAAGACTTTGCAAATAAAAGATCATTCTGACTCAGTCTAATAaatgaaacagaaataattaatgatttctcatgcggcccggtaccaattgatccagaccgatggttgaggaccactgctgtaAAGAACATCTTTCCACTATGAAGAATAGTTTGTGGAATGAGGATTATTTGGTTGTTCTAGCATGACAGAACAATTGATGAAAATAAAGCTCTTTTTCATATCAAAGTAAAGAGCcattgtttattcagtttttaattactctgtatttatttttcaaagaaat comes from Danio aesculapii chromosome 23, fDanAes4.1, whole genome shotgun sequence and encodes:
- the si:ch211-236h17.3 gene encoding carbohydrate sulfotransferase 11 encodes the protein MIKPKVGRMFLATCIGSFFILILYFQNISKSASEQISGRDSFPVKSGRSPLQTLQENDQLEQSAVQATMQGRRELLEETCHTHTRKRRVLGPEDLRHLIVDDKHKLLYCYVPKVACTNWKRVMMVLTGDGRYREPLAIPANEAHIAGNLRSLSEYSTAEINKRLRTYLKFVFVREPFERLVSAYRNKFTRSYNTAFHKRYGTKIIQRHRADPQDEALEKGNDVSFEEFVYYLVDPQTQREEPFNEHWERVHSLCHPCLIHYDVVGKYETLAQDSRYILKLAGAEGEVKFPATSKSTRTTGDMAAKFFDNISPFYQKKLYNLYRMDFLLFNYSMPAYLKLR